One window of Oscillibacter hominis genomic DNA carries:
- the recN gene encoding DNA repair protein RecN, whose amino-acid sequence MLQLLHIENIAVIQEADISFQPGFNALTGETGAGKSIVIDALGAVLGSRTSRDLIRTGAGKAFVSAEFTGVPSDLPGLVENGITPDEDGALLLQREIMADGKNLCRVNGRPVTVAQLRQIGNELLNIHGQHDGTQLLDEEQHCGYLDRFGRVWPQLEAYGACFASMMELRHKIRSLQMDEAEKARKVDSLHFQIDELERANLKTGEEEELNARRDILRNSEKYISALSGADYCLSGDDDSVGALAQIREAEMALAGVKNLGGQLAELAERLSQMRSEVYDLAEIVRDLKEDFEFSPAELDALESRADQLYRLKKKYGSTVEEMLEYLDRCRSELGEIELAGDTLEQLEKKLRSAEKRAAEAAEALTKVRKAAAGELEQRILSELRDLDMGKVRFSIEIVPKEMDATGMDQVRFLMSANAGEDLKPISKIASGGELARIMLALKNVLAEQERVGTLVFDEVDTGVSGRAAQRVAEKLAAVSQGKQVLCVTHLPQLAAMADTHFSVEKGEEKGRTYTRVICMDSEQRKAELARITGGSRITPALLKSAEELMREAEIYKEGLHHWKK is encoded by the coding sequence ATGCTTCAGCTGCTGCACATTGAAAATATCGCGGTGATCCAGGAGGCGGATATCTCCTTCCAGCCTGGGTTCAACGCCCTGACCGGCGAGACCGGCGCCGGCAAATCCATCGTTATCGACGCCTTGGGCGCTGTCCTTGGCAGCCGCACCTCCCGGGACCTGATCCGTACCGGGGCAGGCAAAGCCTTTGTCAGTGCGGAGTTCACCGGGGTGCCGTCGGACCTGCCCGGATTGGTGGAAAACGGCATCACACCGGACGAGGACGGCGCGCTGCTGCTGCAGCGGGAGATCATGGCGGATGGAAAGAACCTCTGCCGGGTCAACGGCCGGCCCGTCACCGTGGCCCAACTGCGCCAGATCGGCAATGAACTGCTGAACATCCACGGCCAGCACGACGGCACACAGCTCCTGGACGAGGAGCAGCACTGCGGATATCTGGACCGCTTCGGCCGCGTGTGGCCGCAGCTTGAGGCGTATGGCGCCTGCTTTGCCTCCATGATGGAGCTGCGCCACAAGATTCGCTCCCTTCAGATGGACGAGGCGGAAAAGGCCAGAAAGGTGGACAGCCTCCACTTCCAGATCGATGAGTTGGAGCGGGCCAACCTGAAAACTGGGGAGGAAGAGGAGCTGAACGCCCGGCGGGACATCCTGCGCAACAGTGAAAAATATATCTCTGCCCTCAGCGGAGCGGATTACTGCCTCAGCGGCGACGACGACAGCGTTGGGGCCCTGGCCCAGATCCGGGAGGCGGAGATGGCCCTGGCCGGTGTGAAAAACTTGGGCGGGCAGCTTGCCGAGCTTGCGGAACGCCTGTCCCAGATGCGCAGTGAAGTATATGACCTTGCTGAGATTGTCCGGGATTTGAAAGAGGATTTTGAGTTCTCCCCGGCGGAATTGGATGCGTTGGAAAGCCGGGCAGACCAGCTCTACCGGCTGAAAAAGAAATACGGCTCCACGGTGGAGGAGATGCTGGAGTACCTGGACCGCTGCCGGAGCGAGCTTGGCGAGATCGAACTGGCCGGCGACACGCTGGAGCAGCTGGAAAAAAAGCTGCGGTCGGCGGAGAAGAGGGCAGCGGAAGCGGCGGAAGCTTTGACCAAGGTTCGCAAGGCGGCGGCGGGCGAGTTGGAGCAGCGGATTTTGAGCGAGCTCCGGGACCTGGATATGGGAAAGGTGCGTTTTTCCATCGAGATTGTGCCGAAGGAGATGGATGCCACCGGAATGGACCAGGTTCGCTTCCTCATGTCGGCCAATGCCGGTGAGGATTTGAAGCCCATCTCCAAAATCGCCTCCGGCGGCGAACTGGCCCGGATCATGCTGGCCCTGAAAAACGTGTTGGCTGAGCAGGAGCGGGTGGGCACGCTGGTGTTCGACGAGGTGGATACCGGCGTGTCCGGCCGGGCAGCCCAGCGGGTGGCAGAGAAGCTGGCCGCCGTGTCCCAGGGCAAACAGGTGCTGTGCGTGACCCATCTCCCGCAGCTGGCCGCCATGGCCGACACCCATTTTTCCGTGGAAAAAGGGGAGGAGAAGGGCCGTACTTATACCCGCGTGATCTGCATGGACTCCGAGCAGCGCAAGGCAGAGCTTGCCCGGATCACCGGCGGCAGCCGCATCACGCCCGCGCTGCTTAAAAGCGCGGAAGAGCTGATGCGCGAGGCGGAAATTTATAAAGAGGGGTTGCACCATTGGAAAAAATAG
- a CDS encoding M28 family peptidase produces MEKIETMRKQLLDVFPIRKTAAQKQAFREWLTRSLRKMGYPVEVETYGMGTNNVIAGRPETAELVFTAHYDTGPRGIGFVSPTNLLLSVLIPVATVLLMAAAAFVLSVLPTFLMDAPGATVPLFVALMFFGLWMMVRGPANPNNANSNTSGVLAVLSIAQALPKPLRKHVAFVFFDNSEAGMAGASKYKKKHSAEIGSQVFFNFDCVGDGDYILLMPSKKSRWDGQLLDNLEQCYQPVGEKVVKQTIEGLVYYPSDHRKFAFHVAVGAFHRKKGVGYYLSRIHTPKDTELDETNIMLLRDGTVRLIEAYYNEKTGDEKHADL; encoded by the coding sequence TTGGAAAAAATAGAGACCATGCGAAAGCAGCTTTTGGACGTCTTTCCCATCCGGAAAACCGCGGCGCAGAAGCAGGCGTTCCGGGAGTGGCTGACCCGCTCTTTGCGGAAGATGGGCTACCCCGTTGAGGTCGAGACCTATGGGATGGGCACCAACAATGTAATCGCCGGACGGCCGGAAACCGCGGAGCTGGTGTTTACGGCCCATTACGACACGGGCCCCCGGGGCATTGGGTTTGTATCGCCCACCAATCTGCTGCTGTCCGTGCTGATCCCGGTGGCCACGGTGCTCCTGATGGCGGCGGCCGCGTTTGTGCTCTCCGTGCTGCCCACGTTTTTGATGGACGCGCCGGGCGCCACGGTCCCGCTCTTTGTGGCGCTGATGTTTTTCGGCCTGTGGATGATGGTGCGCGGCCCGGCAAACCCCAACAATGCCAACAGCAACACCTCCGGCGTGCTGGCGGTGCTCTCCATCGCCCAGGCCCTGCCGAAGCCGCTTCGGAAGCACGTGGCCTTTGTCTTTTTTGACAACAGTGAGGCGGGGATGGCCGGCGCGTCCAAGTATAAAAAGAAGCACTCCGCGGAAATCGGGAGCCAGGTATTTTTCAACTTTGACTGCGTGGGGGACGGCGACTACATTTTGCTGATGCCCTCTAAAAAATCCAGATGGGACGGCCAGCTGCTGGACAATCTGGAGCAATGCTATCAGCCGGTGGGGGAGAAGGTGGTCAAACAGACCATAGAGGGGCTGGTTTACTACCCCTCCGACCATCGGAAATTTGCCTTCCATGTGGCGGTGGGCGCGTTCCACCGGAAAAAGGGCGTGGGATACTACTTGAGCCGCATCCATACGCCAAAGGATACGGAACTGGATGAAACCAATATCATGCTGCTTCGGGACGGCACGGTGCGCCTGATCGAGGCGTATTACAACGAGAAGACGGGAGACGAGAAACATGCAGATTTATGA
- the tyrS gene encoding tyrosine--tRNA ligase, translating into MQIYEELVARGLIAQVTDEQEIRELINNGKATFYIGFDPTADSLHVGHFMALCLMKRLQMAGNRPIALIGGGTGYIGDPSGRSDLRSMMTPETIQHNCDCFKKQMERFIEFGEGKAMMLNNADWLLKLNYVDLLREVGACFSVNNMLRAECYKQRMEKGLSFLEFNYMIMQSYDFYHMFQTVGCNMQFGGDDQWSNMLGGTELIRRKLGKDAYAMTITLLMNSEGKKMGKTANGAVWLDPAKTSPFDFYQYWRNVGDSDVLKCIRMLTFLPLDEIDAMDHWEGSQLNRAKEILAYELTKLVHGEGEAQKAEEAAKALFAGGGDTEHMPTTTLGDAQFSDGQIGVLSLLVACGLCASNGEARRLVQQGGVSVNDKKVTDAAQSYTKDDCAGMVIKKGKKVFHKVQVQA; encoded by the coding sequence ATGCAGATTTATGAGGAGCTGGTGGCCCGCGGCCTGATTGCCCAGGTGACGGATGAACAGGAGATCAGAGAGCTGATCAACAACGGAAAAGCCACCTTTTACATTGGGTTTGACCCCACAGCGGACAGCCTCCACGTGGGCCACTTTATGGCGCTGTGCCTGATGAAGCGGCTGCAGATGGCGGGCAACCGGCCCATCGCCCTTATCGGCGGCGGAACCGGATACATCGGCGACCCCTCCGGCCGCAGCGACCTGCGGTCCATGATGACGCCGGAAACCATCCAGCATAACTGTGACTGCTTCAAAAAGCAGATGGAGCGCTTCATCGAGTTCGGCGAGGGCAAGGCCATGATGCTCAACAACGCTGACTGGCTGCTGAAGCTGAACTACGTGGACTTGCTGCGTGAGGTGGGCGCCTGCTTCTCCGTCAACAACATGCTGCGGGCCGAGTGCTACAAGCAGCGGATGGAGAAGGGGCTGAGCTTCCTGGAGTTCAACTACATGATTATGCAGTCCTATGACTTCTACCACATGTTCCAGACCGTGGGCTGCAACATGCAGTTCGGCGGAGACGATCAATGGAGCAATATGCTGGGCGGCACGGAGCTGATCCGCAGAAAGTTGGGCAAGGACGCCTATGCCATGACCATCACGCTGCTGATGAACTCCGAGGGCAAGAAGATGGGCAAGACCGCCAACGGCGCCGTCTGGCTGGACCCCGCCAAGACCAGCCCCTTCGACTTCTATCAGTACTGGCGCAATGTGGGTGACTCGGATGTGCTCAAGTGCATCCGCATGCTGACCTTCCTGCCCCTGGACGAGATCGACGCCATGGATCACTGGGAGGGCAGCCAGCTCAACCGCGCCAAGGAGATTCTGGCCTATGAGCTGACCAAGCTGGTCCACGGGGAAGGGGAGGCCCAAAAGGCCGAGGAGGCCGCCAAGGCCCTCTTTGCCGGCGGCGGTGACACGGAGCACATGCCCACCACCACCTTGGGCGACGCCCAGTTCAGCGACGGCCAGATCGGTGTACTGAGCCTCTTGGTGGCCTGCGGGCTCTGCGCCTCCAACGGCGAGGCCCGCCGCCTGGTCCAGCAGGGCGGAGTCAGCGTCAACGACAAAAAGGTTACCGACGCGGCCCAGTCCTACACCAAGGACGACTGCGCTGGCATGGTGATCAAAAAAGGCAAAAAGGTGTTCCATAAAGTGCAGGTACAAGCATGA
- the dapA gene encoding 4-hydroxy-tetrahydrodipicolinate synthase, producing the protein MKEPIFTGSGVAIVTPFTKAVVDLPALGRLIDFQLANGTDAIIVCGTTGESSTMTYRERMNTIEYCIEHVDGRVPVIAGTGSNSTENALALSRDAEAAGADGLLLVTPYYNKATQLGLIRHFNKIADAVDIPMILYDVPSRTGVGFTAETYAALSKHPNIAGVKEASGNFSLIQKTRNLCPEDFYIWSGNDDETTCICALGGVGVISVAANVMPKEMHLLTHLCLTDHFQEAGQLQLHLKELCDALFCEVNPIPVKTALNLMGYGAGELRLPLCEMSPEHLEQLKHALNTYHLLKKES; encoded by the coding sequence GTGAAGGAACCTATCTTTACAGGATCTGGCGTAGCAATTGTGACGCCGTTTACCAAAGCCGTGGTAGACCTGCCAGCCCTGGGAAGGCTCATCGACTTCCAGCTGGCCAACGGGACGGATGCGATCATAGTCTGCGGCACCACCGGCGAGTCTTCCACCATGACCTACCGGGAACGGATGAACACCATCGAATACTGTATCGAGCATGTGGACGGCCGGGTGCCCGTGATTGCCGGGACCGGCTCCAACAGCACGGAAAACGCCCTGGCGCTGTCCCGGGACGCGGAGGCGGCTGGCGCGGACGGCCTGCTGCTGGTCACTCCCTACTACAACAAGGCCACGCAGTTGGGGCTGATCCGCCACTTCAACAAGATCGCGGACGCCGTCGACATCCCCATGATCCTCTACGACGTCCCCTCCCGCACCGGGGTGGGCTTCACTGCGGAGACCTACGCCGCCCTGTCCAAGCACCCCAATATTGCAGGTGTCAAGGAGGCCTCTGGCAATTTCAGCCTCATCCAGAAAACCCGCAACCTCTGTCCGGAGGACTTTTACATCTGGTCCGGCAACGACGACGAGACCACCTGTATCTGCGCCTTGGGCGGCGTGGGCGTCATCTCCGTGGCGGCAAACGTGATGCCCAAGGAGATGCACCTGCTGACCCATCTGTGCCTGACGGATCATTTCCAGGAGGCGGGACAGCTCCAGCTGCACCTCAAGGAGCTCTGCGACGCACTGTTCTGCGAGGTGAACCCCATCCCGGTGAAAACCGCGCTGAACCTGATGGGATATGGAGCCGGTGAACTGCGGCTGCCTCTGTGCGAGATGAGCCCGGAGCATCTTGAGCAGCTCAAGCACGCACTGAATACTTACCATCTGCTGAAAAAAGAGAGCTGA
- the asd gene encoding aspartate-semialdehyde dehydrogenase produces MKKYQVGIIGGTGMVGQRFITLMENHPWFQLTVIAASARSAGKSYEEAVNGRWALEQPMPEEAKKIVVMDAEADAEKIAGLVDFCFCAVDMKKEEIRALEEKYAKLECPIVSNNSAHRWTDDVPMVVPELNPEHIRIIDAQRRRLGTKRGFIAVKSNCSLQSYVPALHPLKKFGLDRALVCTYQAISGAGKTFERWPEMVDNVIPYIGGEEEKSEQEPLKLWGRIEGDRIVKAEGPSITAQCFRVACLDGHMAACFMKFQDQVPSMEEIKAEWASFRGRAQELELPSAPRQFLHYFEENDRPQTRLDRNLEHGMAVSIGRLRPDTQYDYKFVCLSHNTLRGAAGGAVLLAELLCKEGYISAK; encoded by the coding sequence ATGAAAAAGTATCAGGTTGGCATCATCGGAGGCACAGGAATGGTGGGCCAGCGGTTCATCACTTTGATGGAAAACCACCCCTGGTTCCAACTGACCGTGATCGCCGCCAGTGCCCGCAGCGCCGGAAAATCCTACGAAGAAGCGGTGAATGGCCGTTGGGCATTGGAACAGCCCATGCCCGAGGAAGCAAAGAAAATTGTGGTCATGGACGCCGAGGCGGATGCGGAGAAGATTGCCGGGCTGGTGGACTTCTGCTTCTGCGCAGTGGACATGAAAAAGGAAGAGATCCGCGCCCTGGAAGAAAAATACGCCAAACTGGAGTGCCCCATTGTCTCCAACAACAGCGCCCACCGCTGGACCGACGATGTGCCCATGGTGGTGCCTGAACTGAACCCCGAGCACATCCGGATCATCGACGCCCAGCGCAGACGCCTGGGCACCAAGCGGGGCTTCATCGCCGTCAAGTCCAACTGCTCCCTTCAGAGCTATGTGCCCGCGCTGCACCCGCTGAAAAAGTTCGGTCTGGACCGGGCGCTGGTCTGTACCTATCAGGCCATCTCCGGCGCCGGCAAGACCTTTGAACGCTGGCCGGAGATGGTGGATAACGTCATCCCCTACATCGGCGGCGAGGAGGAGAAATCCGAGCAGGAGCCCCTGAAGCTGTGGGGCCGCATTGAGGGCGACCGGATTGTCAAGGCCGAGGGCCCCTCCATCACCGCCCAGTGCTTCCGGGTGGCCTGTCTGGACGGCCACATGGCGGCCTGCTTCATGAAGTTTCAGGATCAGGTTCCCTCCATGGAGGAGATCAAGGCCGAATGGGCCTCCTTCCGCGGCCGGGCACAAGAGCTGGAGCTTCCCTCCGCGCCAAGGCAGTTCCTGCACTACTTTGAAGAGAACGACCGGCCCCAGACCCGTCTGGACCGGAACCTGGAGCACGGCATGGCGGTTTCCATCGGCCGGCTGCGCCCCGATACCCAGTACGATTATAAGTTCGTCTGCCTCAGCCACAACACCCTCCGGGGCGCTGCCGGCGGTGCAGTGCTGTTAGCGGAGCTGTTGTGCAAGGAAGGATACATCAGCGCCAAGTAA
- a CDS encoding SpoIID/LytB domain-containing protein encodes MKRFWTAAALGALLVCLTCVSAFGAVNDILKVGLRYGSDALYSANLENYTGNGSGYSFGYFDEGRGFVPLGSTSYTTVSMTQDGNIYVASDGTYSSTAPSGAFSVIGGYHVQLPGSYPSYESAQSAAGAYDGFAAYVGGSFYARVGSYSSYGEAQSAAASYGGDVAEPSSTGVSVTVTGTSKILFQFDCYGARSLGIRPEGAANPITWFKGYRYYGAFEYQRVTGGRINVINVVSLDDYVKGVIPYEMSGDWPLEALKAQAVCARTYGARTTKHLGSYGFDLCSGTDCQVYRGTASATSNSNRAVEETAGQCLYYNGSYIDAVYHASDGGATEDAANVWGGDTAYLIGKQDPYEGTISIPNYQYTVTYTPSQLTSILQAKGYSIGTIVNVYVSERTNMGNVCKVTFVDSSGKDLTVSRETCRTVFYSSTYNKSVRSMRFDIAGGSGGAPASGCYVNNASTRLSSLSGAYTISGDGTVGRYSGESAYVITSSGTSRLASSASSVPSGEGFTITGTGNGHNVGMSQYGAKAMAEQGYRCEDILQFYYTGVSIW; translated from the coding sequence ATGAAGAGATTTTGGACTGCGGCCGCGTTGGGCGCCCTGCTGGTGTGCCTTACCTGCGTCAGTGCGTTTGGGGCCGTCAACGACATACTGAAGGTGGGGCTTCGCTACGGCTCCGACGCCCTGTATTCCGCCAATTTGGAGAATTACACCGGCAACGGTTCGGGGTACTCCTTTGGGTATTTTGACGAGGGGCGCGGCTTCGTGCCGCTGGGGAGCACCTCCTATACCACCGTATCCATGACCCAGGACGGCAACATCTATGTGGCCTCTGACGGCACCTATTCCTCTACCGCGCCCTCCGGAGCCTTCTCTGTGATCGGGGGATATCATGTGCAGCTCCCGGGAAGCTACCCCTCCTATGAAAGCGCCCAGTCGGCCGCCGGCGCCTATGACGGGTTTGCCGCCTATGTGGGCGGGAGCTTCTATGCAAGGGTCGGGTCCTACTCCTCTTATGGGGAGGCCCAGTCGGCCGCCGCAAGCTATGGCGGAGATGTGGCCGAGCCAAGCAGCACGGGCGTGAGCGTCACCGTGACCGGAACCTCCAAGATTCTTTTCCAATTCGACTGCTATGGCGCAAGGAGCCTCGGCATCCGGCCGGAGGGCGCAGCGAATCCCATCACCTGGTTCAAGGGTTATCGCTATTACGGCGCCTTTGAATACCAGCGCGTCACAGGCGGCAGGATCAATGTGATCAACGTGGTCAGCCTGGATGACTATGTCAAGGGCGTGATCCCTTATGAGATGAGCGGGGATTGGCCCCTGGAGGCCCTGAAGGCCCAGGCGGTCTGCGCCAGGACCTACGGCGCCAGGACCACAAAGCACCTGGGTTCCTATGGGTTTGACCTTTGCAGCGGAACCGACTGCCAGGTCTACCGCGGTACGGCCAGCGCCACCTCCAACAGCAACCGGGCGGTGGAGGAGACAGCGGGGCAGTGCCTCTACTACAACGGCAGCTACATCGACGCGGTCTACCACGCCTCGGACGGAGGCGCCACTGAGGATGCGGCCAACGTCTGGGGCGGGGACACAGCCTATCTGATCGGGAAACAGGACCCCTATGAGGGCACCATCTCCATCCCCAACTACCAGTATACCGTCACCTATACCCCATCTCAGCTCACCTCCATTTTGCAGGCCAAAGGGTATTCCATCGGAACAATTGTCAATGTGTATGTCTCAGAACGCACCAATATGGGCAATGTATGTAAGGTGACTTTTGTAGACAGTTCCGGAAAGGATCTGACCGTCTCCCGGGAAACCTGCCGGACGGTGTTTTACAGCAGTACATACAATAAATCGGTACGCAGCATGCGCTTTGACATCGCCGGGGGCAGCGGGGGAGCGCCGGCCTCCGGGTGCTATGTGAACAACGCATCTACCCGCCTTTCCTCTCTCAGCGGAGCCTATACCATCTCAGGGGACGGGACCGTGGGCCGCTACAGCGGCGAGAGCGCCTATGTCATCACCTCTTCGGGCACAAGCCGTCTTGCCTCCTCCGCATCCTCCGTCCCCTCCGGCGAGGGCTTTACCATCACAGGGACAGGGAACGGCCACAATGTGGGGATGAGCCAGTACGGTGCAAAGGCCATGGCGGAGCAGGGATATCGCTGCGAGGATATCTTACAGTTCTATTATACGGGCGTTTCCATCTGGTGA
- the queA gene encoding tRNA preQ1(34) S-adenosylmethionine ribosyltransferase-isomerase QueA has product MKTSDFYFDLPKELIAQTPLEKRDESRLLVLNRATGEKEHRHFFELPQFLSPNDCLILNDSRVLPARLLGQRLPGGGACEILLLIDRGEQVWECLVRPGKKLRPGQRVRFGNGELTAEIVGEVEGGNRLVRFAYEGIFLEVLERLGKMPLPPYIKEELQDQERYQTVYSKVVGSAAAPTAGLHFTPELLGRISEMGVGVGYVTLHVGLGTFRPVKEDTIEDHEMHSEYCVIPQETADLINRTHARGGRVICVGTTSCRTLESWAAPDGTMKASAGWTNIYIYPGYRFKVMDALVTNFHLPESTLIMLVSAFAGREYILNAYQEAVRERYRFFSFGDAMFIH; this is encoded by the coding sequence ATGAAAACTTCGGACTTTTATTTTGACCTTCCCAAGGAATTGATTGCGCAGACGCCTCTGGAAAAACGGGACGAGTCCCGCCTTCTGGTGCTCAACCGCGCAACCGGCGAGAAAGAGCACCGGCACTTCTTTGAGCTTCCCCAATTCCTTTCCCCCAACGACTGCCTGATTCTCAACGACTCCCGGGTCCTGCCCGCCCGTCTTTTGGGCCAGCGGCTGCCAGGCGGCGGCGCCTGCGAAATCCTGCTGCTGATCGACAGGGGGGAGCAGGTGTGGGAGTGTCTGGTGCGCCCTGGAAAAAAGCTCCGCCCCGGCCAGCGCGTCAGGTTCGGCAATGGAGAGCTGACGGCTGAGATCGTGGGTGAGGTGGAGGGCGGAAACCGCCTGGTGCGCTTTGCATACGAGGGAATCTTCCTGGAGGTGCTGGAGCGCCTGGGCAAGATGCCTCTGCCGCCCTACATCAAGGAGGAGCTTCAGGACCAGGAGCGATACCAAACCGTGTACTCCAAGGTTGTAGGTTCCGCCGCGGCGCCGACGGCAGGGCTCCACTTCACGCCGGAGCTCCTTGGCAGAATTTCGGAGATGGGCGTGGGCGTGGGATATGTGACGCTCCACGTGGGGCTGGGCACCTTCCGCCCCGTGAAAGAGGATACCATCGAGGATCACGAGATGCACAGCGAGTACTGCGTCATCCCTCAGGAAACAGCCGACCTCATCAACAGGACCCACGCCAGGGGCGGACGGGTGATCTGCGTGGGCACCACCTCCTGCCGGACACTGGAATCCTGGGCCGCTCCCGACGGCACCATGAAGGCCAGCGCGGGGTGGACCAACATCTATATCTATCCCGGCTACCGGTTTAAGGTGATGGACGCACTGGTTACAAACTTCCACCTGCCTGAGTCCACGCTGATTATGCTGGTTTCCGCCTTTGCCGGGCGGGAGTATATTCTGAACGCCTATCAGGAGGCGGTGCGGGAGCGCTACCGCTTTTTCTCCTTTGGCGACGCCATGTTCATTCATTGA
- a CDS encoding TfoX/Sxy family protein: MKLTDLPNIGPVLAGHLNSVGIDSPESLRRCGAVEAFIRIRAQADAGACLHELSALEAAVEGISKKELSAEKKAELKAFYKSLA, translated from the coding sequence ATGAAATTGACTGACCTGCCCAATATTGGCCCTGTGCTGGCAGGGCATCTGAACAGCGTGGGCATTGACAGCCCGGAATCGCTGCGGCGGTGCGGCGCCGTGGAGGCGTTTATCAGGATCCGCGCCCAGGCGGACGCAGGGGCGTGCCTGCACGAGCTCTCGGCCCTGGAGGCCGCAGTGGAGGGGATTTCCAAGAAAGAGCTGTCGGCTGAGAAAAAGGCGGAGCTGAAGGCCTTTTATAAAAGTTTAGCGTAG
- the tgt gene encoding tRNA guanosine(34) transglycosylase Tgt: MFTLITTHGRARRGTFSCAHGGTVQTPVFMNVGTQAAIKGGLSAHDLKGIGCQIELSNTYHLHLRPGDDVVRAMGGLHKFMDWDGPILTDSGGFQVFSLSSLRKIREEGVYFASHLDGRKIFMGPEESMRIQSNLGSDIAMAFDECVENPATHDYAKQSCERTLRWLERCKAEHDRLVALPDAVNPGQLLFGINQGATFADLRVWHMKEIAKIDCDGYAIGGLAVGEPTEVMYEIIDAVEPHMPQEKPRYLMGVGTPSNIIEGVARGVDFFDCVMPARNARHGKLFTWSGTLNLKNEKYKTDPLPIDPECDCPVCRSFSRSYLRHLFKAEEVLALRLAVMHNLYFYNKLMEKIRNALDEGTFESFRARYSGRLEERI; encoded by the coding sequence ATGTTCACATTGATCACAACCCATGGCCGCGCCCGGCGCGGTACCTTTTCCTGCGCCCATGGCGGTACGGTGCAAACCCCTGTCTTTATGAACGTGGGAACCCAGGCGGCCATCAAGGGCGGCCTCTCAGCCCACGATTTAAAGGGGATCGGGTGCCAGATTGAGCTCTCCAACACCTATCATCTCCACCTCCGTCCCGGGGATGACGTGGTGCGGGCCATGGGAGGCCTTCACAAGTTTATGGACTGGGATGGCCCCATCCTCACCGACTCCGGCGGGTTCCAGGTGTTTTCCCTGTCCTCTTTGCGCAAAATCAGGGAGGAGGGGGTTTATTTTGCCTCCCACCTGGATGGGCGGAAGATTTTTATGGGGCCGGAGGAATCCATGCGGATCCAGTCCAACTTAGGCTCGGACATCGCCATGGCCTTTGACGAATGCGTGGAGAATCCCGCCACCCATGATTACGCCAAGCAGTCCTGTGAACGGACACTGCGCTGGCTGGAGCGGTGCAAGGCGGAGCATGACCGGCTGGTCGCCCTGCCCGATGCGGTGAACCCCGGCCAGCTGCTCTTTGGCATCAACCAGGGCGCCACTTTCGCGGACCTCCGGGTATGGCACATGAAGGAGATCGCCAAGATAGACTGTGACGGCTACGCCATCGGCGGACTTGCCGTGGGGGAGCCCACGGAGGTGATGTACGAGATCATTGACGCGGTGGAGCCCCATATGCCTCAAGAAAAGCCACGCTATCTCATGGGCGTTGGGACCCCCTCCAACATCATTGAGGGGGTGGCAAGAGGGGTGGACTTTTTTGACTGCGTCATGCCGGCCCGCAACGCCCGCCATGGCAAGCTGTTCACCTGGAGCGGGACACTGAACCTGAAGAATGAAAAATACAAAACCGATCCGCTCCCCATCGACCCGGAATGTGACTGCCCAGTCTGCCGCAGCTTTTCCCGGTCCTATCTCAGGCACCTCTTTAAAGCGGAGGAGGTGCTGGCGTTGCGGCTGGCAGTGATGCACAACCTGTATTTTTATAACAAATTGATGGAAAAAATCCGGAATGCATTGGACGAGGGTACCTTCGAATCATTCCGTGCCAGGTACAGCGGGAGGCTGGAGGAGCGGATTTGA
- the yajC gene encoding preprotein translocase subunit YajC, which yields MNSQTSSILMLVVLIAVFYFMLIRPENKRKKAAEQMRNSLKKGDTITTIGGIVGKIVLVTENTIVIETSEDRVRLELTKWAVSTTGVQASTEPVKGKKKKDEDDIPEEEESIVEAPVDEIPAPEEEKQD from the coding sequence ATGAATTCACAAACTTCTTCCATTCTGATGCTGGTAGTTCTGATCGCAGTCTTTTACTTTATGCTGATCCGCCCTGAGAATAAGCGGAAAAAGGCTGCGGAGCAGATGCGCAACAGCCTGAAAAAGGGCGATACGATCACGACCATCGGCGGAATCGTGGGCAAGATCGTATTGGTCACCGAGAACACCATCGTCATTGAAACCAGCGAGGACCGCGTCCGCCTTGAACTCACCAAGTGGGCGGTTTCCACCACCGGCGTCCAGGCCTCCACCGAGCCGGTCAAGGGCAAGAAGAAAAAGGATGAGGATGATATCCCCGAAGAAGAGGAGAGCATTGTGGAAGCTCCCGTGGATGAAATCCCCGCTCCAGAAGAGGAAAAACAGGACTGA